In Octopus bimaculoides isolate UCB-OBI-ISO-001 chromosome 5, ASM119413v2, whole genome shotgun sequence, a genomic segment contains:
- the LOC106884358 gene encoding uncharacterized protein LOC106884358 isoform X2 encodes MLRQLVTGVETKLTLHDNSLLYCLLATIFILPGVKSYNATLNTTTFVVNSNCNIYFSEPEFAKEFMVIYEHVELVNIRVDFPSEFVNPLFEVKDYYNPEVWYLSTYEHGLTLLKLPFQHAIFSLSTLERSVRYIDLRLRHSPRRCLEKLPFHERMNVVRKFQFDNLKQDKQLGFISICNQIIKSKEGHAEFVNFCCKKNNAGKIVCHEEDIGIWVSLLFWLLAALRLIILLFSPLLLPQSMYNAAYVMSEYTVKLKSPFLLNLFVSTNEDCIVRYKKRLVKSDIKSWNRFNHLIQYIPQETVVPIQINELNVKVKGKRIVEGNYPPSGLMKSLYDNFIRCKVKNIETFTECCESSIYGKCVDLFINYNITWHTCMKTFIKLVMLLLLPLPYYIRVIIYYIFEEPVFDFRRMFVAANRLDVSYNFVSQTFLQYFSPTHPVFITTYFCYILSGFIIGFVNPSGREILKGVIRGSLQNMRDVTYVGGVEMITKLALNPFKTFGILGLLLAPIYWLFVIPLGCVLFLIYSIPIIYLITAIFRHAIRAFPLFEKKRHLLPKRATRKIKELTESMKGCSTSRNILNQASSHRTEY; translated from the exons TGACTGGAGTTGAAACCAAGCTGACATTACATGACAATTCACTTCTTTATTGCCTGCTTGCTACTATTTTCATATTACCTGGGGTCAAGTCTTACAATGCGACGTTGAACACTACAACATTTGTCGTTAATTCTAATTGTAACATATATTTCTCTGAACCGGAATTCGCTAAGGAATTCATGGTAATTTATGAACATGTAGAGTTGGTGAATATACGGGTAGATTTCCCATCTGAATTTGTCAATCCTTTGTTCGAAGTCAAAGATTATTATAATCCAGAAGTTTGGTATTTATCAACGTACGAGCATGGTTTAACCCTACTGAAACTCCCGTTTCAGCATGCAATTTTCTCGTTATCCACTTTAGAAAGGAGCGTGAGGTATATTGATTTACGCCTCCGACACTCACCTCGACGCTGTCTGGAGAAACTGCCGTTTCATGAAAGGATGAATGTGGTTCGCAAATTTCAGTTTGATAATCTAAAGCAGGATAAGCAGCTGGGCTTCATATCTATTTGTAATCAGATAATAAAATCTAAGGAAGGGCATGCTGAATTTGTTAATTTCTGTTGTAAGAAAAATAACGCTGGTAAGATAGTATGTCACGAGGAAGATATAGGAATTTGGGTATCGCTACTGTTCTGGCTGCTTGCGGCTTTGCGACTGATTATCTTATTATTCTCGCCACTACTACTTCCACAGAGCATGTACAATGCGGCATATGTCATGTCTGAATATACAGTTAAACTAAAATCTCCTTTTCTATTGAACTTATTCGTGTCAACCAATGAAGACTGTATTGTTCGATACAAGAAACGCTTGGTCAAATCAGACATTAAATCTTGGAACAGATTTAACCATTTAATTCAATATATACCACAGGAGACAGTTGTTCCAATACAAATTAATGAACTAAACGTCAAAgttaaaggaaaaagaatagtTGAAGGAAACTATCCACCATCCGGTCTAATGAAATCTTTATACGATAATTTCATTCGATGCAAAGTAAAAAACATAGAAACCTTTACAGAATGTTGTGAAAGTAGTATTTACGGAAAATGTGTGGATCTGTTCATTAATTACAACATCACTTGGCATACATGCATGAAGACATTTATTAAATTGGTGATGTTGTTACTACTTCCATTGCCAtattatatcagagtaataatttattacatatttgaAGAACCTGTGTTTGATTTTCGCCGTATGTTTGTTGCAGCAAACAGACTGGATGTATCATATAATTTCGTATCACAAACATTTTTACAATACTTTTCTCCAACTCATCCTGTATTCATTACAACATATTTCTGTTATATCTTATCCGGTTTTATAATTGGCTTCGTTAATCCAAGCGGCAGAGAAATATTAAAAGGTGTCATACGAGGTTCTCTGCAAAATATGCGCGATGTAACTTATGTTGGAGGCGTAGAGATGATTACAAAACTTGCCTTGAACCCCTTTAAAACATTCGGTATCCTTGGTTTATTATTAGCCCCAATATATTGGCTGTTCGTTATACCATTAGGATGtgtattgtttcttatatatagcATTCCAATAATTTACTTAATCACTGCAATATTTCGACACGCCATACGGGCTTTTCCgctatttgaaaagaaaaggcaTCTTCTACCCAAACGAGCAACACGAAAGATCAAAGAGTTAACCGAGTCGATGAAG GGTTGCAGCACATCAAGAAATATTCTAAACCAAGCCAGCTCTCATAGAACGgaatattaa
- the LOC106884358 gene encoding uncharacterized protein LOC106884358 isoform X1, with protein sequence MLRQLVTGVETKLTLHDNSLLYCLLATIFILPGVKSYNATLNTTTFVVNSNCNIYFSEPEFAKEFMVIYEHVELVNIRVDFPSEFVNPLFEVKDYYNPEVWYLSTYEHGLTLLKLPFQHAIFSLSTLERSVRYIDLRLRHSPRRCLEKLPFHERMNVVRKFQFDNLKQDKQLGFISICNQIIKSKEGHAEFVNFCCKKNNAGKIVCHEEDIGIWVSLLFWLLAALRLIILLFSPLLLPQSMYNAAYVMSEYTVKLKSPFLLNLFVSTNEDCIVRYKKRLVKSDIKSWNRFNHLIQYIPQETVVPIQINELNVKVKGKRIVEGNYPPSGLMKSLYDNFIRCKVKNIETFTECCESSIYGKCVDLFINYNITWHTCMKTFIKLVMLLLLPLPYYIRVIIYYIFEEPVFDFRRMFVAANRLDVSYNFVSQTFLQYFSPTHPVFITTYFCYILSGFIIGFVNPSGREILKGVIRGSLQNMRDVTYVGGVEMITKLALNPFKTFGILGLLLAPIYWLFVIPLGCVLFLIYSIPIIYLITAIFRHAIRAFPLFEKKRHLLPKRATRKIKELTESMKVKFKNDLFYYKETEPTRSEQVVKIIKLFAVTSYCITVLFSFTLLVSECLAFLLQVATYTMMGFIVNASSLLKYVTMALLVIVYMHDCYQDVYQNYVTFTKEIIDDLMDRAENIKEVASQSADVQENAAFQVSLPTDVTPISTKFNNDKGEPRWNIGHLSVFLDKYDTPRMPLRLFKDMCNIRTWGSPGPVYINLLIATRKFLTIVVFLAFVLVVVLAFGNVYRVSSTNQTLAAMAGGFVPLLLKNVLSSRVLKLNLKTLAFKGQLDEVLSAYRQNWPISDLVFEWGENIVPSVPNENGLNVTNSNSTDLPNKLEETFTNSDNNPFHKKESFKTSSNSNGSIDDLHYNSDEIDLFIDLSSTINSDTWLETPHHSNPDLTLNHILTVPPQYSVKHL encoded by the coding sequence TGACTGGAGTTGAAACCAAGCTGACATTACATGACAATTCACTTCTTTATTGCCTGCTTGCTACTATTTTCATATTACCTGGGGTCAAGTCTTACAATGCGACGTTGAACACTACAACATTTGTCGTTAATTCTAATTGTAACATATATTTCTCTGAACCGGAATTCGCTAAGGAATTCATGGTAATTTATGAACATGTAGAGTTGGTGAATATACGGGTAGATTTCCCATCTGAATTTGTCAATCCTTTGTTCGAAGTCAAAGATTATTATAATCCAGAAGTTTGGTATTTATCAACGTACGAGCATGGTTTAACCCTACTGAAACTCCCGTTTCAGCATGCAATTTTCTCGTTATCCACTTTAGAAAGGAGCGTGAGGTATATTGATTTACGCCTCCGACACTCACCTCGACGCTGTCTGGAGAAACTGCCGTTTCATGAAAGGATGAATGTGGTTCGCAAATTTCAGTTTGATAATCTAAAGCAGGATAAGCAGCTGGGCTTCATATCTATTTGTAATCAGATAATAAAATCTAAGGAAGGGCATGCTGAATTTGTTAATTTCTGTTGTAAGAAAAATAACGCTGGTAAGATAGTATGTCACGAGGAAGATATAGGAATTTGGGTATCGCTACTGTTCTGGCTGCTTGCGGCTTTGCGACTGATTATCTTATTATTCTCGCCACTACTACTTCCACAGAGCATGTACAATGCGGCATATGTCATGTCTGAATATACAGTTAAACTAAAATCTCCTTTTCTATTGAACTTATTCGTGTCAACCAATGAAGACTGTATTGTTCGATACAAGAAACGCTTGGTCAAATCAGACATTAAATCTTGGAACAGATTTAACCATTTAATTCAATATATACCACAGGAGACAGTTGTTCCAATACAAATTAATGAACTAAACGTCAAAgttaaaggaaaaagaatagtTGAAGGAAACTATCCACCATCCGGTCTAATGAAATCTTTATACGATAATTTCATTCGATGCAAAGTAAAAAACATAGAAACCTTTACAGAATGTTGTGAAAGTAGTATTTACGGAAAATGTGTGGATCTGTTCATTAATTACAACATCACTTGGCATACATGCATGAAGACATTTATTAAATTGGTGATGTTGTTACTACTTCCATTGCCAtattatatcagagtaataatttattacatatttgaAGAACCTGTGTTTGATTTTCGCCGTATGTTTGTTGCAGCAAACAGACTGGATGTATCATATAATTTCGTATCACAAACATTTTTACAATACTTTTCTCCAACTCATCCTGTATTCATTACAACATATTTCTGTTATATCTTATCCGGTTTTATAATTGGCTTCGTTAATCCAAGCGGCAGAGAAATATTAAAAGGTGTCATACGAGGTTCTCTGCAAAATATGCGCGATGTAACTTATGTTGGAGGCGTAGAGATGATTACAAAACTTGCCTTGAACCCCTTTAAAACATTCGGTATCCTTGGTTTATTATTAGCCCCAATATATTGGCTGTTCGTTATACCATTAGGATGtgtattgtttcttatatatagcATTCCAATAATTTACTTAATCACTGCAATATTTCGACACGCCATACGGGCTTTTCCgctatttgaaaagaaaaggcaTCTTCTACCCAAACGAGCAACACGAAAGATCAAAGAGTTAACCGAGTCGATGAAGGTAAAATTTAAAAATGATCTGTTTTATTATAAAGAAACAGAACCAACTCGATCAGAACAGGTCGTTAAGATAATAAAGCTATTTGCTGTAACTTCTTATTGCATAACTGTTCTCTTCTCTTTTACGCTCCTTGTAAGTGAATGTCTTGCATTTCTGTTACAAGTGGCAACATATACAATGATGGGATTCATAGTAAACGCCTCTTCCCTTCTTAAATATGTAACTATGgctcttcttgttattgtttatatgcaCGACTGTTATCAGGACGTATATCAAAATTACGTAACGTTCACGAAAGAAATAATTGACGATTTAATGGACAGAGCAGAAAATATCAAAGAAGTCGCATCTCAGTCAGCTGATGTTCAGGAAAATGCTGCTTTCCAAGTTTCCCTGCCAACGGATGTTACACCGATTTCAACAAAATTTAACAACGATAAAGGAGAACCTAGATGGAACATCGGGCATTTATCCGTTTTCTTAGACAAATACGATACTCCAAGAATGCCATTAAGATTATTTAAAGATATGTGCAACATAAGGACCTGGGGTTCACCAGGACCTGTTTATATAAATTTGCTTATAGCGACGAGAAAGTTTCTTACAATAGTTGTTTTTCTTGCCTTTGTATTAGTGGTTGTACTAGCTTTTGGTAATGTCTACAGAGTTTCATCAACAAACCAAACCTTAGCGGCAATGGCAGGGGGATTTGTTCCTCTGCTGCTAAAGAATGTCCTCTCCTCGCGTgtcttaaaattaaatttaaagacaTTAGCATTTAAGGGCCAGTTGGATGAGGTGTTATCTGCATATAGACAAAATTGGCCTATAAGTGATCTTGTTTTCGAATGGGGAGAAAATATTGTTCCAAGTGTACCAaacgaaaatggtttaaatgttACCAATAGTAACAGCACTGATCTTCCAAATAAACTTGAAGAAACATTCACGAATTCTGATAACAATCCATTTCATAAAAAGGAATCATTTAAAACATCGTCAAATAGTAACGGATCAATAGACGACTTACATTACAACAGTGACGAGATCGATCTATTTATCGATCTCTCATCGACGATAAATTCAGATACATGGCTAGAGACACCTCATCATTCAAATCCCGATTTGACTTTAAACCATATTCTTACTGTACCTCCACAATATTCTGTCAAACATTTATAA